The Streptomonospora litoralis genome window below encodes:
- a CDS encoding lactonase family protein, with translation MTAPRLLWIGTYTPDSDPEAAGSGIHRAWLDPETGALSGGEAASGASGPSFLAAHPRGGLLYAVGECEQGTVSGFAVAERDGVPELSGIGGVPTGGASPCHVLVHPEGRHVITANYADGRVSVHPLADSGAPREAAAVLQHTGHGPNPARQEGPHAHSVAIAPGGRHILVADLGADELRCHTFDASAPEPVGPLSVAARLAPGTGPRHLAVHPSGYIYVAGELDSRVHVLAWDAASAQAVPVAEAAASGHDGPNHPGEIALSPDGTRVYVSNRGADTIAAFEVTAGGAGLRRIAETPCGGAWPRHFALAEGHIVVAAQKSAQLSSLRLDADGIPADTGHRLTVSDPACVLPA, from the coding sequence ATGACCGCACCGCGCCTGCTGTGGATCGGGACCTACACTCCCGATTCCGATCCCGAAGCCGCCGGATCGGGCATCCACCGCGCCTGGCTGGACCCCGAAACCGGTGCGCTGAGCGGAGGCGAGGCGGCCTCGGGCGCGAGCGGCCCCTCGTTCCTGGCCGCGCACCCGCGCGGCGGTCTGCTGTACGCGGTCGGCGAGTGCGAGCAGGGAACCGTCTCCGGGTTCGCCGTCGCCGAGCGCGACGGGGTGCCGGAGCTGTCCGGTATCGGCGGCGTGCCGACCGGCGGGGCCTCGCCGTGCCACGTGCTGGTCCACCCCGAGGGACGCCACGTGATCACCGCCAACTACGCCGACGGCCGCGTCAGCGTGCACCCGCTGGCCGACTCCGGCGCGCCGCGGGAGGCGGCGGCGGTGCTGCAGCACACCGGGCACGGCCCCAACCCGGCGCGCCAGGAAGGCCCGCACGCCCACTCCGTTGCGATCGCCCCCGGCGGGCGCCACATCCTGGTGGCCGACCTGGGCGCCGACGAGTTGCGCTGCCACACCTTCGATGCGTCCGCACCCGAGCCGGTGGGCCCGCTCTCCGTCGCCGCCCGGCTGGCACCGGGAACCGGGCCGCGCCACTTGGCCGTGCACCCCAGCGGATACATCTACGTCGCCGGTGAGCTCGACTCCCGCGTGCACGTGCTCGCCTGGGACGCCGCCTCGGCTCAGGCGGTACCCGTCGCCGAGGCCGCGGCCAGCGGCCACGACGGCCCCAACCATCCCGGTGAGATCGCGCTCTCGCCCGACGGCACGCGGGTCTACGTCTCCAACCGCGGGGCCGACACCATCGCCGCTTTCGAGGTCACCGCCGGCGGCGCGGGGCTGCGCCGCATCGCCGAGACCCCCTGCGGCGGCGCGTGGCCGCGGCACTTCGCGCTGGCCGAGGGCCACATCGTGGTCGCCGCCCAGAAGTCGGCACAGCTGTCGTCGCTGCGCCTGGACGCCGACGGAATCCCCGCCGACACCGGCCACCGGCTCACCGTGAGCGACCCGGCCTGCGTGCTCCCGGCTTAG
- a CDS encoding DUF2267 domain-containing protein, producing the protein MVQHQTGDAADAFLGRVQQHGGLASRGEAQRLTESTLAALQRSLSGGQFNDLARNLPPALQPEREASGQAVAFDKGAFLDKVSGGVATTDAAETEQLVSAVLNTVREWLPHEETDNTLAQLPKDLSTLFVGAPGTPQG; encoded by the coding sequence GTGGTCCAGCACCAGACAGGCGACGCCGCCGACGCGTTCCTCGGCCGCGTGCAGCAGCACGGCGGACTCGCATCCCGCGGCGAGGCGCAGCGCCTGACCGAGTCGACCCTGGCCGCACTGCAGCGCAGCCTCAGCGGCGGGCAGTTCAACGACCTCGCGCGCAACCTGCCGCCCGCGCTGCAGCCCGAGCGCGAGGCGTCCGGGCAGGCGGTCGCCTTCGACAAAGGCGCGTTCCTGGACAAGGTGAGCGGGGGAGTCGCGACCACCGACGCGGCCGAGACCGAACAGTTGGTGAGCGCTGTGCTCAACACAGTCCGAGAATGGCTTCCCCACGAGGAGACCGATAATACGCTCGCCCAGCTCCCCAAGGACCTGTCGACACTGTTCGTCGGAGCTCCCGGAACGCCGCAGGGTTGA
- a CDS encoding baeRF2 domain-containing protein — protein sequence MDLSFLTSVEGTSGPIASLNINNSRDAEDADHEVHVRWQKAREDLRSQGADESTLGAMDGIVGQTGSVAGAHGQVIFAADGRVLLDTVVSEPPQDYLARVGPLPDPLLYIYSQRTRIPYVLAVVDSQGGDVRTVYGDGRTVHHRVEGENWPVNKVREGGYHHNQMQRNVDNQVAENAGRVAGAAAQEAKRNNAEVVAIAGEVQVRGELRDRLPDWLEPRALDLESGSRASGSEKSPLEEELRRHLEERAQSQVAEVQESFQQGKANRDRAVEGFAAVVRALQRGQVDTLLWSTGLAETDIQVWIGPSGEEIALDEQELREMGVDEPATELAGPAILRAAAATSAQLIMVPQNDSTAEDGIGAILRFSDPALDH from the coding sequence ATGGACCTCAGCTTTCTGACATCCGTAGAGGGCACCTCGGGGCCGATCGCCTCGCTGAACATCAACAACTCGCGCGACGCCGAGGACGCCGACCACGAAGTCCACGTCCGGTGGCAGAAGGCGCGCGAGGACCTCCGGTCTCAGGGCGCCGACGAGTCGACCCTCGGCGCCATGGACGGGATCGTCGGGCAGACCGGCAGCGTGGCCGGAGCGCATGGCCAGGTGATCTTCGCCGCCGACGGCAGGGTGCTGCTGGACACGGTGGTCTCCGAACCGCCGCAGGACTACCTGGCCCGCGTCGGACCGCTGCCCGACCCGCTGCTCTACATCTACAGCCAGCGCACGCGCATCCCCTACGTGCTCGCCGTCGTCGACAGCCAGGGCGGGGACGTCCGCACCGTCTACGGTGACGGCCGCACGGTCCACCACCGCGTGGAGGGCGAGAACTGGCCCGTCAACAAGGTTCGCGAGGGCGGTTACCACCACAACCAGATGCAGCGCAACGTCGACAACCAGGTAGCCGAGAACGCCGGGCGGGTCGCCGGGGCCGCAGCGCAGGAGGCCAAACGCAACAACGCCGAGGTCGTGGCGATCGCCGGCGAGGTCCAGGTGCGCGGCGAGCTGCGCGACCGGCTGCCGGACTGGCTGGAACCGCGCGCGCTGGACCTGGAGTCGGGCTCGCGTGCTTCGGGCTCCGAGAAGTCGCCTCTGGAGGAGGAGCTGCGCCGACACCTGGAGGAGCGCGCGCAGTCGCAGGTGGCCGAGGTGCAGGAGTCCTTCCAGCAGGGCAAGGCCAACCGCGACCGGGCGGTGGAGGGCTTCGCCGCCGTTGTGCGCGCCCTCCAGCGCGGCCAGGTCGACACGCTGCTATGGTCCACCGGCCTCGCCGAGACGGACATACAGGTGTGGATCGGGCCTTCAGGCGAGGAGATCGCCCTCGACGAGCAGGAGTTGCGCGAGATGGGCGTGGACGAGCCCGCCACCGAACTGGCCGGGCCCGCGATACTGCGCGCGGCCGCAGCGACGTCGGCGCAGCTGATCATGGTGCCTCAGAACGATTCGACGGCCGAGGACGGAATCGGCGCGATCCTGCGCTTCTCCGACCCTGCGCTGGACCACTGA